The stretch of DNA CGTGAGCATCACGCCGCAAGGAATTAGCGCCCACCAGTTGCCGTGCCCGCGCAGGAACACTGCGCCGAACCCGGCCCCCATGAACAGGAACAGTAAGGACCCAGCACGGTCCGCGGCAGGACCGGGCCAGAGCTGGGCGGTCAGGATGACCGCCGCCACGCCCAGGAACACGGAGCCGGGAATCGCGGCCCACCAGTGGTCCCTGCGGCGGAAGAACAAAGTGAGGAACGCGGCCCCGGCCACGCCGAAGATCAGCGGCCATACCAGCACGGCGCTGTTCATGATTCCGAGCAGGTCCATCAGCATCAGGATTCCGGCCAGCATCAATACAACGCCTGCAATGATGCTCGTTCTTGCCGGTTTCACCGTTTGCCTCCCCGGACCCGGCCCTCCGCCCGGGACCGGATGCCCAGCAGCATCCGCCGCTCCATCAGGAACTGCAGCGGTTCCAGCACCGGACGGAGCACAAGCCCCAGCGCCACAGGCGAATAGTCATACCGGGTCCGGGACAGGAGCCGGGTGGTGTGGGCGTCCACCGGCTGCAGCACAAAGGTCCAGCCGAGGTCCAGCCGGGGGCCGGTCCCGGGGACGCCCGGCAGTGCGATCATCCCGCTGCGGGGATCCATGGTGCCGCCAAGGCCCAGCACCGCCTCGACCTCCAGCCGCCGGACCGGAATCCCGCCGTCGGGGGACAGCGGGATGATGTCCCCGACGGCCAGGTGCTGGAATTCGGGCAGGATCCGGTCCGCGCTGTGTATCCCCAGGCCCGCAGCATTTTCCAGCGCATCGTAGCTGTACATGCCGCCGCGGCCGGCACCCAGCTGGACAAGCCACGGCCACACACGGGCCGCCGGGGCAGCGATGGTGACCGCACGGGTGGATTGCATCCGCGGCGTCCGGACAAACTCGTCACCGGGAAGCGGACCCGCGGCTTCCTGCGGGGTCGCGCCCCAGCGCAGCAGCCGGGGCCGGACGGCCAGGACATAGGCTGCCGCGGCGGCCGCCGCCGTCAACGCAGCCAGCGGTCCGCGCAGCCGTGCGGGCCTTGTCGTGGGATTCTTTCCGGGACGCAAGAACGTGGCCATGGCTCCTACCTTTCCGTCCCGGCCAAGGCCCCGGCACTGCCGGTGTGCGGGCGGTGCGTCTCGTTGCGCCGCATCACGCCCAGCTCCAGCTTCCCCAGATGCAGGGCGCCCAACACCAGGAAGAACGCGGACAGCGCCAGCGAAGAGCAGAGTGACACCGCCGACACGGCGACGCTGAAGAACGGCTTGAACAGCTCGCCCAAAGCGAGGGAGAAGATCAGGGCGAAGCCGAGCAGGTACAGGGCGGGCGCATAGACGAGCCCGGGCCAGCGTCCCCTGAAGGTCAGGACGGACAGGATCAGGAACGCGGGCATAACGAAGCACAGGTCCAGGATGAAGACAGAATAAAGCGAGTCGATCTGCTCGCCGGACTGCATAAGCGGCAGCAGCATCGCGATCCACAACGGATAGAAGATGAGCGGCTGCAGCAACGCGCCCGACGCCGAGAGCACCCTGACACCTTTCAGCAGCCTCGCCCGTTCCGGCCGCTCCGCGCGCAGCTTCAATGCGCCGTAGACCAACCCCCAGAAGGTCAGGGTGAAGACGGCCATGTACACGAGACAGAAGCCGTTGTAGGTCCGCTCGATCACGTAGATCCCGTAGGCGTAGAACAGGTAGCCGAGGATTCCCAGGGCGGAGATCTGTAGCTTGGGGCGGCCGCCGCGGGCAAGGAAGGCCAGTACGAGCAAGGAAAACCCGGCGATGGCGGAAATCAGATCCTGCGAGAGGGCGCCGGGAACCAGATCGGGGCGCACGACGCGCGCGTAAATATCGGGGAACAACAGCCCCGTGGCGGCCGCGATAACGGTCAGAACGCCGGTGAGTGCCCGGAGCGGCCACCGGCCGGGGCTCATCCCGCTGCCTGGGAGCCCTGCTGCTCCGCGGCCTCCTGGCCGACCACCAGCACCGGGCAATGGGCGTGCGCTGCACAGGCCCCGCTGACCGAGCCCATGACCTGGGCGAGGAAGCCGCCGTGCCCACGCCGGCCAACCACCAGCAGCTGGGCGTCCCGGCTCTCATCGATAAGGACCTTGGCTGGCGGCCCGAACTTCACTTCCCGGGTGAGTCCTTCCGGCCGTGCGTCGCCGAAGGCCCGTTCCAGTGCCTGGTCCACGAGGCGCTTAGCCGCCTCCTCCAGCTGGGAAGGGGTGGGGGTGCTCTCCGGCGGGAGGTGGGATGCCAGAAAGAAATCCGAAGTGCCCAGGCAGGTGACAACCGCCAGCGGCGCATTCAAGCTGGTGGCCAGCCGACCGGCAAGCCGGAGGGCCGTCGTTGAAAACTCGGATCCGTCCACGCCCACGACTATGCGCTGATCAGCGTTCATGGCCCCAGCCTGCCCCTGGCGGCCGATGCTGCCTAGGGCCAAAAGTCACGGGCCGCGGGGGCTGTGCGGCAACGCCTGCGGCCCTAGGGTGGAACCACGACCAGCAGAGGAGATCCTGATGATAATTGCAGTCACCGGAGGAAGTGGAAAGCTGGGCCGGAGCGTTGTCCGCCGGCTCATCGAGGACGGTCACCAGGTGACCAATCTGGACCGCACCGGCGAACGCGGGCCCGGCTCCACCCAGGTCGATCTGCGCAACTACGGCCAGGTGGTGGACGTTTTCCTGGGCCTGGAGGACCGGCACGCCGGCTTCGACGCCGTCGTGCACCTGGCCGCGATCCCGGCCCCCGGGCATGCGCCGGACGCCGCAACGTTCGAGAACAACATGCAGTCCAGCTACAACGTGTTCCAGGCGGCCCGCCGGGCCGGAATCAAGAAAATCGTTTATGCCTCCAGTGAGACAGTGCTGGGGCTGCCGTTCGACGTCGACCCTCCCTACATCCCGGTGGACGAGGAATACCCGGCCCGGCCGGAAAGCACATACTCCCTGGTCAAGCACCTCGAGGAGCAGATGGCGATCCAGCTCACCCGCTGGGACCCGGATTTGAGCATCACAGGGCTGCGGTTCTCCAACGTGATGGATCCGGCCGACTATGAGGAGTTCCCCTCCTTCGACGCCGATGCGACGCTACGGAAGTGGAACCTCTGGGGCTACATCGACGGGCGCGACGGCGCCCAGGCGGTGGCCCGTGCCCTGGAGCACGGCCAGCCCGGGTTCGAGGCGTTCATCATCGCCAACGAAGACACCGTGATGGGCCGCTCCAGCGCCAGCCTGGCTGCGGAGGTGTTCCCGAACGTCCCGGTGGTCAAGGAACTGGGAGAGCACGAGACCATGCTTTCGATCGGCAAGGCCAAGCGACTCCTGGGCTATTCGCCCGAGCACAGCTGGCGGCACTACCACTCGAACCGCACCACTCCCACCGAAGACTGAGGGCCGGCAAGGTCCCGGGCGCCGAGTCTTCGCGCGTCCGCACGGGACCCGGGGTCCACTACACGGTCCGGTCAATCCGGCTCAGTGAATGAGTTCCCGGGTCATGCCGAAGGGAACCTGATCCGAAAGCGCCGCGGTGTAGTGCCCGGGCTTGAGCCGCGTGAGCAGGATGCCGTGGGTGCCCGTGACCATGGCGAGCTCCTGAAGTCCGCTCACGGCGTCGTCGAGACGCTGGTCCAGGACCTGGCGGCTGTCGACTTGGATCTCGATGCATTCGGTTGCTGTGGTCATTGCAATGTCTTTCTTGGAGGTCATTCTTACCGGCCCCAATGGATTCAGGAACACTAAATGATATTTATAGTGCCGTCAAGTCCAGGGCAGGCCTAGGTTCGGACCATAAACCCGGTCGGAACGTAGCGCACGCCGTTGACCTGCAGTTCGAGTACGTGCGGACCCGGATAGTGGACCCTGGTGGTCATCTGGCGGAAGGCATGCCGCTTCGAGAATGTCCTGGTCTCGCCGGGGCCGAGGACCGGCGTTCCCAGCTTGAAAACCTTCTCCGAGAGATCCCCCTTCGCTTTCATGTAGTGCACCGCATAGTCGACCGCGAGGCGGACCTCTGCGGGGCCGTTGTTGGTGATCTCAAACTCAAAACCCAACTCGCCCGGGAGTTCGACGGCGGTGCGGTCCAGCCGGGGCGGTGACACCCCGAGCGATGCCGGAGGGAATCCCAGCAGGGCGAGTGCGCCGGGATGGGCCTTCTTCAGCAGGGTCCGGAGCCCGTGCCGGACAACCCGGGGCGTGTTCAGATCCGGCGCTGCCATCCAGCCGGCCGCCGCTGCCACCGCTTCGTCCGGAGCATGGCGGGCGAGGTCATTCAGATGGTTGGCCACCGAGCGCCGGACGTCCGCCTGCTGGTCCCGGTACAGGGCGTTGAGGATCGGCAGGGTGGCTGCCGGCCGGGCCGTGATCTCGGGGACGCGGATGGCCCACGGCAGGTACGGGCGGGTGCCCTCGCTGGCGAGGCGGCGGACGTGCCAGTCAGGATGGGACGTCCAGGGCTGGATGGCTGCCAGCGCCCGGTCCAGATCGGCGGCGAGGAGTCGCCGGATCGCGAATTCTCCGGTGAGCCGCGGCGTGAGTTCGGCGAGCAACTGCAGGCAGTCCTCGACGCCGCCGGGGTCCGTAGACGCCAGGGCCAGGGAGGCGGCTGTTTCCGACACCGGCCAGATCATCCAGCCGGTGAAGTCCGGATCGGCGAGTGCCAGGCGGAAGGTTCCTGCCGCCGTCGTGTAGTCCTCCGGCAGATCCGCCAGGAGGGCACGGCTGATGAGGTCCGTCCGTTCCCGCAGGCTCAGTTGATCCAGTTTCCCGGCGGCCCTGGCCAGGTGCGTCCAGCCGGCGTGCGGTGACGCTGCGGCGAGGATCCGCCCGAGCGAGCCGACAACGGCCTGATTGATCAGTTCATTCATGACGCCCATGCCCTCAGGCTACCGGTGCCTGCCGCCGGGAGCCGGATATGCAGGGCCGGCCACCAGCCTCCCGGGAACGCCAAAGATTCCGGAATCACTGTAATCTTCACCGGAGAATGTCCACATACGGCGCTGAGGCGGAGATGGAAAATGGCTGAGGATCGAACAGGCAAATCGCCGGGCTGGTGGCGGATCTTCCACGAGAAGTTCGTGGTCGAAGAACGCTTCATGAGCGCGCCGGCGCGCAGGAATCTTTACCGCACCTCCGCCGCGCTGGTGATCCTGGGCGCGGTGATGTTCGTCGTGATCCTGGCTGGCGTCCTCCAGCAGGGCGGCGTCTCCGCCGGCGACGAACCCGTGCGCTCGTGGCTCGTGACGCTGCGCGCCGAACCCACCACGACCATCATGATCATCCTCGCGATCGTTTTCGGTCCGGTCGGCCTGCCGATCATCGTCCTCGTGGTCACCGTGGCCTGGGGTCTCCTGGCCAAGCACGCCTGGCGGCCGATCCTGCTCGCGGGGGCCATGCTGACCGGCGTCATCCTGGCCCAGATCATCGGCCACCTTGTGGGCCGCCACCGCCCTCCGGTGGACCTCATGCTCTTCGGGGCTGACTCGACCTTCTCCTTCCCGTCCGGGCATGTCCTGGGCGCCTGCGATTTCCTTCTCGTCACAACGTTCCTGGTCTTCTCGCGGCGGAGCAGCCCCCGGGCCGCCGTCGTCGGTTTCATCGTGGCCGGAATCGGTATTTTCTTCGCTGCGGCCAGCAGGCTGTACCTGGGTTACCACTGGCTGACCGACGCCCTGGCATCGTTCTCGATCTCGCTGGTGGTGCTGGGCGCCGTGATCGCGCTGGACACCTGGCGGACCGCCCGGATTCCGGGCGAACGGGTCACCGGGACGCTCTCGAAGGCCGACACCAGCCCGGAGTAGGCAGGAGCCGGCATCGGCGGCCGCCCGCATCTCAGCGCCCCCGGGCTCGCTCCAGCGCGGCCTGCAGCCGGGCATTGGCGGCTTCCAGTTCCAGCACTTTGGCCACTCCGGCCAGGTTCAGCCCCTCATCCAGCAGTTCGCTAATCCGCC from Arthrobacter sp. PAMC25564 encodes:
- a CDS encoding SRPBCC family protein, giving the protein MATFLRPGKNPTTRPARLRGPLAALTAAAAAAAYVLAVRPRLLRWGATPQEAAGPLPGDEFVRTPRMQSTRAVTIAAPAARVWPWLVQLGAGRGGMYSYDALENAAGLGIHSADRILPEFQHLAVGDIIPLSPDGGIPVRRLEVEAVLGLGGTMDPRSGMIALPGVPGTGPRLDLGWTFVLQPVDAHTTRLLSRTRYDYSPVALGLVLRPVLEPLQFLMERRMLLGIRSRAEGRVRGGKR
- a CDS encoding NAD(P)-dependent oxidoreductase yields the protein MIIAVTGGSGKLGRSVVRRLIEDGHQVTNLDRTGERGPGSTQVDLRNYGQVVDVFLGLEDRHAGFDAVVHLAAIPAPGHAPDAATFENNMQSSYNVFQAARRAGIKKIVYASSETVLGLPFDVDPPYIPVDEEYPARPESTYSLVKHLEEQMAIQLTRWDPDLSITGLRFSNVMDPADYEEFPSFDADATLRKWNLWGYIDGRDGAQAVARALEHGQPGFEAFIIANEDTVMGRSSASLAAEVFPNVPVVKELGEHETMLSIGKAKRLLGYSPEHSWRHYHSNRTTPTED
- a CDS encoding universal stress protein — protein: MNADQRIVVGVDGSEFSTTALRLAGRLATSLNAPLAVVTCLGTSDFFLASHLPPESTPTPSQLEEAAKRLVDQALERAFGDARPEGLTREVKFGPPAKVLIDESRDAQLLVVGRRGHGGFLAQVMGSVSGACAAHAHCPVLVVGQEAAEQQGSQAAG
- a CDS encoding phosphatase PAP2 family protein; this translates as MAEDRTGKSPGWWRIFHEKFVVEERFMSAPARRNLYRTSAALVILGAVMFVVILAGVLQQGGVSAGDEPVRSWLVTLRAEPTTTIMIILAIVFGPVGLPIIVLVVTVAWGLLAKHAWRPILLAGAMLTGVILAQIIGHLVGRHRPPVDLMLFGADSTFSFPSGHVLGACDFLLVTTFLVFSRRSSPRAAVVGFIVAGIGIFFAAASRLYLGYHWLTDALASFSISLVVLGAVIALDTWRTARIPGERVTGTLSKADTSPE
- a CDS encoding DNA alkylation repair protein; this translates as MGVMNELINQAVVGSLGRILAAASPHAGWTHLARAAGKLDQLSLRERTDLISRALLADLPEDYTTAAGTFRLALADPDFTGWMIWPVSETAASLALASTDPGGVEDCLQLLAELTPRLTGEFAIRRLLAADLDRALAAIQPWTSHPDWHVRRLASEGTRPYLPWAIRVPEITARPAATLPILNALYRDQQADVRRSVANHLNDLARHAPDEAVAAAAGWMAAPDLNTPRVVRHGLRTLLKKAHPGALALLGFPPASLGVSPPRLDRTAVELPGELGFEFEITNNGPAEVRLAVDYAVHYMKAKGDLSEKVFKLGTPVLGPGETRTFSKRHAFRQMTTRVHYPGPHVLELQVNGVRYVPTGFMVRT